One Candidatus Symbiobacter mobilis CR genomic window, TTGCACGAAACAGCCAACTGTCAGCATGACTATCACGATTACCCCATCCCTCACGAATTATAGAAAGTGACCGAAGTCGGCATTTTGGTTTTCCGCACTAGGAGCCTGATAGATCAATGTCCCTGCTGCATTCGATGGCCCAGTGGCAGGTTACCCGAGGGGGTACTTGATTTCCGTATTTCCTCACCCCAATCGCACGCCCTGGCACAAAAAATCGTGCATCGGCAAGCCTGCCGCTTCTGTCAAGGCCCCAAAGTGTGCCTAGACTGCCGTGGCGTGTACTTTCTTGCTCAACGCCATGCAGCACCTACCCATTGCCCGCTACCGTTTCACCGCCCATGCCTTACAGCCTTTGACGCTGCCGGACTATGCCGGTTCCCTGTTGCGCGGCCAGTTTGGCGCCGCGTTGCGCAAACTGGCGTGTATGACGCGCCAACCCACCTGCCCTGGCTGCCCGCTACGGCAAACCTGCCCCTATAGCCGCATCTTTGAAGCCCCCGCCCCACCCAAAGGCGCGCATGGCTTGCAGGATTTCAGCCAGATTCCCAACCCCTATGTGATCGAACCGCCCGCGCCCGGCGCACGGCTGCTCCAGCCGGAGGAGGAACTGGTTTTTCATACGGTGCTCGTCGGCCATGCGATCGACCAGCTTGCGCTGGTGATCGTTGCATGGCAACGCGCGCTGGCCGGTGGGCTGACCAAAGCGCGGGCGCCTGTCCATCTCGACAAAGTGGAGTGGATCGACCAAGCTGCCCAGCCGCACCCCGTCTGGCAGGCAGACCACCCCACGGTTGCGGACCATCCTGCCACCCTGCCCTGGCCCACCCCCGGTGCGGCGCAGCCCACCTCGCTGGCGCTGACCCTGCATACGCCATTGCGCTTGCAACACCAGGGCCGTCCGCTGGGCGTGGGCGAATTGACCGCCCGCGCCCTCATCGCAGCCGTTGCGCGCCGCGCCGCCTTGCTGCTGGAATTCCACGCCCGCCTTTCCGGCTGGGGCGACGCAGCCCGAAACATCGCCCACCTGGGCAGCCAGCTTGACGAAGAGCGCGATATGCGCTGGTTCGACTGGACGCGCTATTCCGGCAGACAGCAGCAGGAAATGACCCTGGGCGGCGTGATGGGCCGCTGGACGCTCCTCGGCGATGCCGACACCCTTGCGCGGATTGCACCTTGGCTATGGCTGGGGCAATGGTTGCATGTCGGCAAGAACGCGACGATGGGGCTGGGGGGGTATGCGTTGCGCGTGATGCCGCCAGACGAGGAATGCAATGCGGCGGATGTCGGCGAAAGCGCCCATGCGGGCTGACGGAATTTTGGAACTACTGGAGAACTTCGATGAACACCATGCACACGATGACACCGCAAGACCCACAACACCCACAACGCCCGCAATACCTACTGGCAGCCTCATGCCGGGTGGCATTTGCCGCCTTGCTGCATGACCTGGGCAAGTTCGCAGAACGCGCACGCATCGACGTGCCCGCTGATGCCCTGCAAGCGCACATCACGCAGTTTTGTCCTTTCCATAGCGACCACCCTGGGGGCAAGAACGGCTACCACTCGCACAAACACGCGGCGTACACCGGGTTTGCTTTGGACCAGATCGAACCGATGGCACCCGAGTTGATCCAAGGCGAGATGTCGCCTTTCGTCAACCGGGCACAACTCCAGGCGACGGAGGGGCAGAACATCGACCCCGATTCGCTGATCAACGCCGCTGCCGCCCACCACAAGCCGGAAACCTTTCTGCAATGGATCATCGCCACGGCAGACCGCATGGCCAGCGGCTTCGAGCGCGAGGAATTCGAGCAATACAACCGCGCCAAAGAAGAAGACCCCGATGCCCAAACAGGCCGGAACTACTACCAGGCTCGCATGCTCTCGTTGTGGGAACAAATCTGGAAACCATCCAGCACGACGAAAGCCAGCCTCGAATGGCGCTACCCGCTCGCGCCGATGTCTGCATCGGCCCTGTTCCCCGCAAAAAGGCAGGATTGCGA contains:
- the cas6 gene encoding CRISPR system precrRNA processing endoribonuclease RAMP protein Cas6, with product MQHLPIARYRFTAHALQPLTLPDYAGSLLRGQFGAALRKLACMTRQPTCPGCPLRQTCPYSRIFEAPAPPKGAHGLQDFSQIPNPYVIEPPAPGARLLQPEEELVFHTVLVGHAIDQLALVIVAWQRALAGGLTKARAPVHLDKVEWIDQAAQPHPVWQADHPTVADHPATLPWPTPGAAQPTSLALTLHTPLRLQHQGRPLGVGELTARALIAAVARRAALLLEFHARLSGWGDAARNIAHLGSQLDEERDMRWFDWTRYSGRQQQEMTLGGVMGRWTLLGDADTLARIAPWLWLGQWLHVGKNATMGLGGYALRVMPPDEECNAADVGESAHAG